A region from the Fibrobacter sp. genome encodes:
- a CDS encoding efflux RND transporter periplasmic adaptor subunit encodes MLKVVKVIGKILVILSLIALIVLGITTLQKFATEPRDAYLQGQMEARRVLVAGKVPGRVESLFFHEGDMVTKGAIVAVISSPEIEAKKMQAQGALGAARAQANKAKNGARSEDVTALKAMADRAQEAANLAKNTYDRVQKLYNEGVLPLQKRDEAETQMRASQSAADAARAQYDQSLAGARSEDKAAAAALVMQARGANAEVDAYLEETKIRAPIAGEVSVKLVEEGEVVGSGMPVVAITDLDDSWAVFHLREDLLKNVSKGKAFNMFIPALDKHVDMEVTYIASVGDYATWRSSKESGGFDLKSFEVRLRPKEKVENLRPGMSVLFPVDQIK; translated from the coding sequence TGATCGTTCTTGGCATTACCACATTGCAGAAGTTCGCTACCGAACCTCGAGACGCTTATTTGCAGGGCCAGATGGAAGCCCGCCGCGTTCTTGTCGCTGGTAAGGTGCCAGGTCGTGTGGAAAGTTTGTTCTTCCATGAAGGTGACATGGTGACAAAGGGCGCAATCGTAGCCGTCATCAGCAGCCCTGAAATCGAAGCAAAGAAGATGCAGGCTCAGGGTGCTCTTGGTGCTGCTCGCGCACAGGCTAACAAGGCTAAGAATGGTGCTCGCTCCGAAGACGTTACCGCATTGAAGGCTATGGCCGACCGTGCCCAGGAAGCCGCAAACCTTGCAAAGAATACCTACGACCGTGTACAGAAACTTTATAACGAAGGCGTGCTCCCGTTGCAGAAGCGCGACGAAGCAGAAACTCAGATGAGAGCTTCCCAGTCCGCTGCAGACGCTGCCCGCGCTCAGTACGATCAGTCTCTCGCAGGTGCTCGTTCCGAAGACAAGGCTGCTGCCGCAGCTCTCGTGATGCAGGCCCGCGGTGCTAATGCCGAAGTGGATGCTTACCTCGAAGAAACCAAGATTCGTGCTCCTATTGCAGGCGAAGTCTCCGTCAAGCTTGTTGAAGAAGGCGAAGTGGTTGGCTCCGGCATGCCCGTTGTCGCAATTACCGACCTTGATGATTCCTGGGCAGTCTTCCACCTCCGTGAAGATTTGCTGAAGAATGTTTCCAAGGGCAAGGCCTTCAACATGTTCATTCCGGCCTTGGACAAGCATGTGGATATGGAAGTGACCTACATTGCTTCCGTGGGTGATTATGCAACCTGGCGTAGCTCCAAGGAAAGTGGCGGTTTCGATCTCAAGTCTTTTGAAGTTCGCCTCCGTCCGAAGGAAAAAGTTGAAAACCTCCGCCCTGGTATGAGCGTTCTCTTCCCGGTTGATCAGATTAAGTAA
- a CDS encoding ABC transporter permease: protein MLKNFLKTVRLLYLNHNLVLWLVLLVLPVGVSVFMLDVFSAEIVQHVPVGIVKQDRSQLADEFEQGLRASPVIDVAMVCADLGECEHAIIRGDLQAFIVLPYDMEQKALRLETPVVPIYSSGQNYLTNTFATKEIRSVFSTIGANLFTKSMDDPVSVQIKSVGNAESNYQGFLGMGLVTSVFHLAAILGAAYLMSYPLRERRLRKFLAAAKGSRTVLCLATILPMIVILWLSMVGTYAYTHRFLAPMTLDEFIVVSASQLIMIIACVGAGTAFVGVTGSMRISTSVSGVIAGPAFAFAGQTFPLMAMPLAVRCFAFILPLTHLLKVQASMLLGPIGKAHAWESIVILLGMALFWQLLGNFSMFARWKYAVKREKRLSREAAAEKSKSAVEEVENV, encoded by the coding sequence GTGCTAAAGAATTTTCTTAAAACTGTTCGCCTGCTTTATCTCAACCACAATCTCGTATTGTGGCTGGTGTTGCTTGTTCTGCCCGTTGGTGTTTCTGTATTCATGCTGGATGTTTTCTCTGCTGAAATTGTTCAGCATGTTCCTGTAGGAATTGTTAAGCAGGATCGCTCCCAACTGGCTGATGAATTCGAACAAGGTTTGAGGGCCAGCCCCGTTATTGACGTGGCTATGGTTTGCGCAGACCTTGGCGAATGTGAACATGCAATCATTCGTGGTGATTTGCAGGCTTTTATTGTGTTGCCTTATGATATGGAGCAAAAGGCTCTCCGTTTGGAAACGCCTGTTGTTCCCATTTATTCTAGCGGCCAGAACTATCTGACAAATACTTTCGCTACAAAGGAAATCCGTTCGGTCTTTTCGACCATTGGAGCTAATTTGTTCACAAAGTCCATGGATGATCCTGTAAGTGTACAGATTAAATCTGTGGGTAATGCAGAAAGCAATTACCAGGGTTTCCTAGGGATGGGTCTCGTAACGTCCGTATTCCATTTAGCTGCAATTCTTGGTGCTGCATATCTCATGAGCTACCCGCTTCGTGAACGTCGCCTGAGAAAGTTTCTGGCTGCAGCGAAGGGATCCCGCACGGTACTTTGCCTCGCAACCATTCTTCCCATGATTGTGATTCTGTGGCTTTCCATGGTGGGAACCTACGCCTACACTCATCGATTCCTTGCCCCTATGACTCTTGATGAATTCATTGTGGTGTCTGCTTCCCAGCTCATTATGATTATTGCTTGTGTTGGCGCAGGAACGGCTTTTGTTGGTGTTACCGGAAGTATGCGTATTTCGACTAGCGTGTCTGGCGTTATCGCCGGCCCTGCCTTCGCTTTTGCCGGTCAGACCTTCCCGTTGATGGCCATGCCTTTGGCTGTCCGTTGTTTTGCATTCATCCTTCCGTTGACACATCTTCTCAAGGTTCAGGCATCTATGCTTCTTGGCCCCATTGGCAAGGCCCACGCCTGGGAATCCATCGTGATTCTTTTGGGAATGGCTTTGTTCTGGCAGTTGCTGGGAAACTTCTCCATGTTTGCCCGCTGGAAGTATGCCGTCAAGAGAGAAAAACGCTTGTCTCGCGAGGCTGCCGCAGAAAAAAGCAAATCCGCAGTAGAGGAGGTCGAAAATGTTTGA
- a CDS encoding ABC transporter permease has translation MFDLFKRLLKVAFTEWKLFYTDPAAVLLLVVAGVIYAFYYPTPYMNQTVSEVPVAVVDLDHTVMSRELTQMSESAQQIRVRYVFSDVREAEEALAREEIYGFMVIPADMEKDLRNGNSVNVNVFTHGAYVMLHGNIGTAFTTCALTVGATTKVKRIALGKKVPAAKAMAMRDPVPISIQTMYNSTGSYSNYVVPSVLVLILQQTLVIGICVLGGPRGHRRFRGKFQNSPVENERMHYRYFGRSLAYFAHYCTFILFYHFVVYNVFDFPRRGELLPMVVFAVVFLFCVINFGMVLSQVFLRRETSVQIFLFLSMPVLFLGNFSWPSYLLPGWMKAIASAIPSTFAIPAWLAIEQRGADIFDAAPLLYPLAIQGVFYMVLGLLLTRFRDGSGLKTGDM, from the coding sequence ATGTTTGATCTTTTCAAGCGCTTGCTGAAAGTTGCCTTCACGGAATGGAAACTGTTCTATACGGATCCTGCAGCAGTTTTGCTGCTGGTGGTTGCCGGCGTTATTTACGCCTTCTACTATCCTACGCCGTACATGAACCAGACGGTTTCGGAAGTGCCTGTCGCAGTGGTGGACCTTGACCATACGGTAATGTCTCGTGAACTGACGCAGATGTCGGAATCCGCCCAGCAGATTCGTGTCCGTTACGTATTCTCCGATGTTCGTGAAGCGGAAGAAGCCTTGGCCCGTGAAGAAATTTACGGCTTTATGGTGATTCCTGCGGATATGGAAAAAGATTTGCGTAATGGCAACAGCGTGAATGTGAACGTATTTACCCATGGCGCCTACGTAATGCTTCATGGTAATATCGGCACGGCTTTCACTACCTGCGCATTGACGGTGGGAGCCACAACTAAGGTGAAACGAATTGCCTTGGGTAAGAAGGTTCCCGCAGCAAAGGCGATGGCTATGCGCGATCCGGTGCCAATCAGTATCCAGACCATGTACAACAGCACAGGAAGTTATTCCAACTATGTTGTGCCTAGTGTTTTGGTGTTGATTCTCCAGCAGACCTTGGTTATTGGCATTTGCGTTTTGGGTGGTCCCCGCGGCCACCGCCGTTTCCGCGGCAAGTTCCAGAATAGTCCTGTAGAAAACGAACGTATGCATTACCGCTACTTCGGTCGCTCTCTCGCATATTTCGCTCATTACTGCACGTTCATTCTGTTCTACCACTTTGTTGTCTATAACGTGTTCGACTTCCCTCGCCGTGGCGAATTGTTGCCTATGGTTGTTTTCGCGGTGGTGTTCCTGTTCTGTGTCATCAATTTCGGTATGGTTCTTTCCCAGGTGTTCCTCCGTCGCGAAACCAGTGTGCAGATTTTCCTGTTCCTGAGTATGCCTGTGCTCTTCCTTGGAAATTTCAGCTGGCCCAGTTATTTGCTTCCGGGATGGATGAAGGCCATAGCAAGTGCAATTCCTTCCACATTTGCAATCCCTGCGTGGTTGGCGATTGAACAGCGTGGTGCCGATATTTTTGATGCCGCACCGTTGCTTTATCCGTTGGCAATACAGGGTGTTTTCTACATGGTTCTTGGACTGCTTTTGACCCGATTCAGGGATGGATCCGGGTTAAAAACCGGCGATATGTAA
- a CDS encoding zinc metallopeptidase — MMFDPLYMSILLVTLALSGIVSWMVKSRFNAGQKVMISSGLTGAEIAKAILMDAGVTDVQILEHHGFLSDHYNPLNKTLNLSREVYHGRNASAAGVAAHEVGHAIQHAQGYFPMWLRSFIVPAANLGSNLGPWLVIIGIILMGAGRALGYSLAIVGVLLFAIATLFTLVTVPVEFDASARAKKALARMEIVAQGREYNTVSGILFAAGLTYVAAAIGSIMQLLYWAYRAGLLGGRNDD; from the coding sequence ATGATGTTCGATCCTTTATATATGTCCATCCTTTTGGTGACCTTGGCCCTTTCCGGTATTGTCTCCTGGATGGTGAAGTCTCGCTTTAACGCTGGCCAGAAAGTGATGATTTCCAGCGGTCTTACCGGTGCCGAAATTGCAAAGGCCATTTTGATGGATGCTGGTGTGACTGATGTTCAGATTCTTGAACATCATGGTTTCTTGTCCGACCATTACAACCCGCTGAACAAGACTTTGAACTTGTCCAGGGAAGTGTACCATGGCCGCAATGCCAGTGCTGCAGGTGTCGCTGCTCATGAAGTGGGTCATGCCATCCAGCACGCCCAGGGATACTTCCCCATGTGGCTCCGTTCCTTCATTGTGCCGGCTGCAAACCTGGGGTCTAATTTGGGGCCGTGGCTTGTCATTATCGGCATTATCCTGATGGGTGCCGGTCGCGCCCTCGGTTATTCTTTGGCTATTGTGGGTGTTCTGCTGTTTGCAATCGCAACACTTTTCACCTTGGTTACCGTTCCTGTTGAATTTGATGCTTCCGCTCGCGCCAAGAAAGCTCTGGCCCGTATGGAAATCGTTGCCCAGGGTAGGGAATACAATACTGTGAGCGGAATTCTGTTTGCTGCAGGTCTTACATATGTTGCCGCAGCCATCGGCTCCATTATGCAATTGCTCTACTGGGCATACCGTGCAGGATTATTGGGCGGGCGAAACGACGATTAA
- a CDS encoding segregation/condensation protein A, with protein MEQDLLEQEEYEVRIGAFNGPMDLLVYLVQKKEVPLEQVSIAEIADQFLEWVNVYSESASMDLSKAGDFLSMASRLMALKVQELLPAEQRDPELEEEYNADREQLMKEMLEYQRFKQVASGLQEMEGENFGTYSRGRLEKTQADDDTLADANIWQLFRAYQKSLKTKISETVHHIELDYVTIQDRQQAINNFLSVNGRALFEDLLENDSHPIVAAVTFMAMLEMIKTDEIVFRQSELFGPIWIYRKKNNAEFADEMARETVFFSKDPEVKSGLVEAIRNQAMARSQEQTVGDLAAVMREAVQWANNGRNVSDDDLTAMLEGKVDMSDVQENPFAEMMKEDEAAEKAIAGETPVTAEAPTPVADASAAVPAEVSSAPVENVSETAEETSSEEPVVERLAEFADEEDFEDDAEFVDEEDFVAEDDDDDFTPVVVTSNDDFEEEEPSVKSEATAEASAAPEQQMSDEEFAEFMRKAQEFYNQNGASTSPAEAPAAEPAVKPAAEPFEEKKHVFEPTEETELKPASQPVSDPEEDKDEDDGPFFAGNEMTDAEYIAYLTKSAKNFGKKE; from the coding sequence ATGGAACAAGATCTTTTGGAACAGGAAGAATACGAAGTCCGTATTGGAGCCTTCAACGGCCCCATGGATTTGCTCGTGTACCTGGTGCAGAAGAAAGAAGTTCCGCTAGAACAAGTGTCCATCGCAGAAATTGCAGACCAGTTCCTGGAATGGGTAAACGTTTATAGCGAATCCGCCAGTATGGACCTTTCCAAGGCCGGCGACTTCCTCTCCATGGCAAGCCGACTGATGGCCCTAAAGGTTCAGGAACTTTTGCCCGCCGAACAACGTGATCCGGAATTGGAAGAAGAATACAACGCCGACCGCGAACAGTTGATGAAGGAAATGTTGGAATACCAACGTTTCAAGCAAGTGGCCAGCGGCCTCCAGGAAATGGAAGGCGAAAACTTCGGTACGTATTCACGCGGCCGCCTCGAAAAGACCCAGGCCGACGACGACACTTTGGCAGATGCAAATATCTGGCAACTGTTCCGCGCCTATCAAAAAAGTTTGAAGACCAAGATATCCGAAACGGTTCATCATATTGAATTGGACTACGTCACCATTCAGGACCGTCAGCAGGCCATCAACAACTTCCTCAGCGTAAACGGCCGCGCCCTTTTCGAAGATCTTCTGGAAAACGATTCCCACCCCATCGTCGCTGCCGTTACCTTTATGGCTATGCTTGAGATGATCAAGACCGACGAAATCGTTTTCCGTCAAAGCGAATTGTTTGGACCTATCTGGATTTACCGCAAGAAGAACAACGCAGAATTCGCCGACGAAATGGCTCGCGAAACAGTATTCTTCTCCAAGGATCCCGAAGTCAAGAGCGGCCTTGTGGAAGCCATCCGCAACCAGGCCATGGCCCGTTCCCAGGAACAGACCGTGGGTGACCTGGCAGCCGTAATGCGCGAAGCCGTACAATGGGCAAACAACGGCCGAAACGTTTCCGACGACGACCTCACCGCCATGCTGGAAGGCAAGGTGGACATGTCCGACGTCCAGGAAAACCCCTTCGCCGAAATGATGAAGGAGGACGAGGCTGCCGAGAAGGCTATCGCAGGCGAAACCCCTGTTACCGCAGAAGCGCCCACCCCAGTTGCAGACGCATCCGCAGCTGTTCCTGCCGAGGTTTCCTCTGCACCCGTTGAAAATGTTTCCGAAACCGCAGAGGAAACTTCCAGCGAAGAACCTGTAGTCGAACGTTTGGCAGAATTCGCAGACGAGGAAGATTTCGAGGATGACGCTGAGTTTGTCGATGAAGAAGACTTCGTTGCCGAAGATGACGATGATGACTTCACTCCCGTAGTCGTCACCTCCAACGACGATTTCGAAGAAGAAGAGCCCTCCGTAAAGTCCGAAGCAACAGCCGAAGCAAGCGCTGCGCCGGAACAGCAGATGTCCGACGAGGAATTCGCCGAATTCATGAGAAAGGCTCAGGAATTCTACAACCAGAACGGAGCATCAACCTCCCCCGCTGAAGCACCCGCCGCAGAACCTGCAGTAAAGCCCGCTGCAGAACCTTTCGAAGAAAAGAAGCATGTCTTTGAGCCTACTGAAGAAACAGAACTCAAGCCCGCCTCGCAGCCCGTTTCCGACCCCGAAGAAGACAAGGATGAAGATGACGGCCCGTTCTTCGCAGGGAACGAAATGACCGACGCCGAGTACATCGCCTACCTCACCAAAAGCGCCAAGAATTTCGGCAAGAAAGAATAG